A genomic stretch from Longibacter salinarum includes:
- a CDS encoding TolC family protein, translating to MPERPVFTRIRFVPVHMRVSVLIFVCLLPGVVNGWAQQPSLRSEIRPASSDSLSLQAAIARAQSESPAAASARLAYRSDEAQFNATQAAYLPSLALTGSAPGLERSITDVVQDDGSVRYVEQSRTFSRANLSLEQVLPWTGTEINVRSGLSRVNQFGDRANFQQWQTSPFSIGLEQPLFQYNSDRWGRRLAPLQLEVANKTLNEDLARVAVTTADRYFALYIAQINAEIADFNVAVNDTIYTLSQGRFDIGRIAENELLQTELELLNAKTARQEAQIELEQARQALQRTLGREARSLAHARPPEKLPPVEISPDVAVERARSRRPDFAELERGMVLAQSDVAEAKGRTGFSATLIARYGLNQSAPSLDDAYRNPLDQQQFGISFRMPLYRWGRGSEGVEAAEAELERTRIDNERKREELEDEVYFQVLRVKQLRDQVQTAERAATVARRRFEVSRNRYTVGKISITDLFNAQREKDQARRAYAQTLRNFWVEYYTLRRLTLSDLAMQN from the coding sequence ATGCCCGAACGTCCCGTGTTTACCCGTATTCGCTTCGTCCCGGTTCATATGAGAGTGTCTGTTCTCATCTTCGTCTGTCTTCTCCCCGGCGTAGTGAACGGGTGGGCACAGCAGCCCTCCCTCCGCTCGGAGATACGTCCGGCATCGTCCGACTCCCTTTCGCTGCAGGCGGCCATCGCCCGCGCACAGTCGGAGAGCCCCGCTGCCGCCTCGGCTCGACTGGCATACCGATCAGATGAAGCGCAATTCAACGCGACGCAGGCTGCCTATCTTCCGTCACTTGCGTTAACCGGAAGCGCACCGGGACTTGAGCGATCCATTACGGACGTCGTTCAGGATGATGGTTCCGTCCGCTACGTTGAGCAGAGCCGGACTTTTTCGAGAGCAAACCTGAGCCTGGAGCAGGTCCTCCCGTGGACCGGAACGGAAATCAACGTTCGGTCCGGGCTCAGCCGCGTAAATCAGTTTGGGGACCGTGCCAATTTCCAGCAGTGGCAGACATCGCCATTCTCGATTGGGTTGGAGCAACCGCTTTTTCAGTACAATAGCGACCGCTGGGGTCGCCGCCTCGCTCCGCTCCAGCTTGAGGTCGCGAATAAGACGCTCAATGAGGATCTCGCTCGCGTAGCCGTGACCACGGCCGACCGCTACTTCGCGCTCTACATCGCGCAAATCAACGCAGAGATTGCGGACTTCAACGTGGCGGTCAACGACACGATCTACACGCTGTCGCAGGGACGATTCGACATCGGACGCATTGCCGAGAACGAGCTGCTACAGACGGAGCTGGAGTTGCTGAATGCGAAGACCGCCCGGCAGGAGGCTCAGATCGAGCTCGAGCAGGCGCGTCAGGCTCTTCAGCGCACGCTTGGAAGGGAGGCGCGAAGTCTAGCACATGCTCGGCCGCCCGAAAAATTGCCCCCGGTTGAGATTTCGCCGGACGTGGCCGTGGAGCGGGCACGCTCACGACGCCCGGATTTCGCCGAACTCGAACGGGGGATGGTGCTGGCGCAGAGCGACGTCGCCGAGGCGAAGGGACGCACCGGATTCTCGGCAACGCTCATCGCGCGATACGGGCTCAACCAGTCGGCGCCATCCCTTGACGATGCGTACCGGAATCCGCTGGATCAGCAGCAATTCGGCATCAGTTTTCGCATGCCGCTGTACCGCTGGGGGCGGGGCAGCGAGGGCGTGGAAGCGGCGGAGGCTGAGCTGGAGCGCACGCGCATCGATAACGAACGGAAGCGCGAGGAGCTGGAGGACGAGGTGTACTTCCAGGTGCTCCGCGTGAAGCAGCTTCGCGATCAGGTGCAGACGGCGGAACGGGCGGCGACCGTCGCGCGCCGCCGATTTGAGGTGTCTCGGAATCGCTACACGGTCGGTAAAATCAGCATCACGGACCTGTTCAACGCGCAGCGTGAGAAAGACCAGGCCCGGCGCGCATATGCGCAAACGCTCCGTAATTTCTGGGTCGAGTATTACACCCTTCGTCGACTGACACTTTCAGATCTGGCGATGCAGAACTAA
- a CDS encoding winged helix-turn-helix domain-containing protein — protein sequence MRHDSLDASLPGQRFKVGDWTVEPLLNQVTRNGEKHRLEPKVMDVLCLLASKVGETVTKEEFMDVVWADTVVTPDVLSRCISELRKTLGDDSRNPRYVETIRKTGYRLIAPVEPLPSDASDATSSFRTEESGVEEPDTPTDTARRTISSISRPLASSDSILTSPHTWVVLVLVLIAAGVIAWRVLLPAPPAGPPPQPTPLTSFPGQELYPALSADGERTIFAWNRDDEPTALFLRQAGAETPLQLTNGPLDWSPAWSPNRRFLAFAREESGRNGVFVVPSIGGSARQIADLGVREIDRVAWSPDTSANHLVISAQIGPFRPYALFLAPLDRDTLVQLTSPPAQSLGDRHPAFSPDGKRVAFTRSLSTQTQDTYLLSLSDTTISRVTQDSSVITGLDWLTTDELVIASRRGGSSALWRVPLDGDDPAWLTDAGEGVDILHPSIARDVGQIAYARQMLHTNIWSLRGTSAEALISSTQWDSHPDISPDDEHVAFVSQRSGSPQVWTVAADGESPSQLTSMRSTAISTPRWSPSGEKICFVARENGRSSLFLVDAEGGPVTRLTSAETVDRMPHWGQDGRHIYFSSARKGAWSVWRIRVEDGTIQRVTPFPALAAQEHPDGSSLYVVRPDTLGIWRYPLRETVVDTASSDSLAVPSSILDTSAAPIRVVPDFSPREYANWRATNVGVVALDRSRDQITVRRYPPGGGEGIVLHVLGHVPEHPALAVSPDARWVLLSRHDQRESDIVYLDMDSDE from the coding sequence ATGCGTCACGACTCGCTAGACGCCTCTCTCCCCGGTCAACGATTTAAAGTTGGAGACTGGACGGTGGAGCCGTTGCTCAACCAGGTGACCCGCAACGGAGAGAAGCATCGACTGGAGCCGAAGGTGATGGATGTGCTGTGCCTTCTGGCCTCCAAGGTGGGAGAAACGGTTACCAAAGAGGAGTTCATGGACGTCGTCTGGGCAGACACCGTCGTCACGCCCGACGTCCTCTCGCGCTGCATCTCGGAGCTCCGCAAGACCCTCGGCGATGATTCCCGAAATCCGAGGTATGTCGAAACGATTCGAAAGACCGGGTATCGCCTGATTGCCCCGGTCGAACCGCTCCCGTCGGATGCGTCGGATGCCACGTCCTCGTTTCGCACGGAAGAATCGGGCGTGGAAGAGCCCGACACACCGACGGACACAGCACGGAGAACCATCTCATCGATCAGCCGGCCACTTGCGTCGAGCGACTCGATTCTCACGTCGCCGCACACGTGGGTTGTCCTCGTGCTCGTCCTCATCGCTGCCGGCGTGATCGCATGGCGCGTGCTGCTCCCCGCCCCGCCAGCCGGCCCGCCGCCGCAGCCGACGCCGCTGACGAGCTTCCCCGGACAGGAGCTATACCCGGCGCTCTCCGCCGACGGCGAACGGACGATCTTCGCCTGGAATCGTGATGACGAGCCGACCGCCCTCTTCCTTCGTCAGGCCGGCGCGGAAACACCCCTTCAGCTGACAAACGGTCCACTCGACTGGTCACCCGCATGGTCACCCAACCGACGGTTCCTCGCCTTTGCCCGGGAAGAAAGCGGTCGAAACGGCGTGTTCGTGGTCCCATCCATCGGTGGTAGCGCGCGCCAGATTGCGGATCTCGGCGTTCGGGAGATCGACCGTGTGGCGTGGTCGCCGGACACCTCGGCCAATCATCTCGTTATTTCCGCTCAGATCGGCCCGTTTCGCCCGTACGCACTCTTTCTGGCCCCCCTCGACCGCGATACCCTCGTTCAGTTAACGTCGCCCCCAGCGCAGAGCCTCGGGGACCGGCACCCTGCCTTTTCTCCCGACGGTAAGCGCGTCGCCTTCACGCGTAGCCTTTCCACGCAGACGCAGGACACCTACCTGCTGTCGCTGTCGGACACGACCATTTCGCGCGTCACGCAGGATAGCTCGGTCATCACGGGACTGGACTGGCTGACCACAGATGAGCTCGTCATCGCTTCCCGCCGGGGTGGTTCGTCCGCCCTCTGGCGCGTTCCGCTGGACGGCGACGATCCGGCCTGGCTCACCGACGCCGGCGAAGGGGTCGATATTCTGCATCCATCGATCGCACGGGATGTCGGCCAGATTGCGTACGCGCGACAGATGCTGCATACCAACATCTGGTCGCTTCGTGGCACGTCGGCCGAGGCCCTGATCTCGTCAACGCAGTGGGACTCGCACCCTGACATTTCACCGGACGACGAGCACGTCGCGTTCGTATCCCAACGATCCGGGAGTCCGCAGGTCTGGACGGTGGCGGCCGACGGCGAGAGCCCGTCTCAACTCACCTCAATGCGTTCGACCGCCATCAGCACACCACGGTGGTCGCCTTCCGGAGAGAAGATCTGTTTCGTAGCGAGGGAAAACGGTCGGTCGAGTCTCTTCCTCGTTGATGCTGAGGGAGGACCTGTAACGCGTCTTACCTCGGCTGAAACGGTGGACCGGATGCCGCACTGGGGTCAAGATGGCCGGCACATCTACTTCAGTTCCGCACGCAAGGGTGCATGGTCCGTCTGGCGGATTCGCGTCGAGGACGGAACGATCCAGCGGGTGACTCCCTTTCCGGCACTCGCCGCGCAAGAGCATCCGGACGGTTCTTCGCTGTACGTCGTTCGCCCCGACACTCTTGGCATCTGGCGCTATCCGCTTCGCGAGACCGTTGTCGACACGGCGAGCTCCGATTCTCTCGCGGTCCCCTCCTCCATTCTCGACACGTCTGCAGCACCGATCCGTGTCGTCCCGGATTTTTCGCCACGCGAATACGCTAACTGGCGCGCTACGAATGTCGGGGTCGTTGCGCTCGATCGTTCCCGCGATCAGATCACCGTGCGGCGGTATCCTCCAGGCGGAGGTGAAGGCATCGTCCTCCACGTGCTGGGTCACGTCCCTGAACACCCGGCTCTGGCGGTATCACCCGACGCGCGATGGGTACTTCTTTCCCGTCACGACCAGCGGGAGAGTGATATCGTCTACCTCGATATGGACTCGGACGAGTAG
- a CDS encoding TonB-dependent receptor, which translates to MSLTPFVPPWLAALVLLLWMAGAPDIAYAQQTGIEGMVRDADDRSPLVGANIAVRAEGSPDIVRGTATNPDGTYSISGIDPGRYLVEFRFVGYQSQELPVTVEEGEMAELAVALKIQTASLDQVVVSASRRQEKILDAPASISVLQPDEIEATVSTSSVEVLRATPGVDMAQTGIDRREVVLRGFNEAFSGSAFVLTDYRQASVPSLGVNVHSIMPNMTVDVERVEVVRGPGSALYGPGVDSGVIHYFTKDPFNYPGTTVAVSGGSRQFFGGQFRHAGTFSDNWGYKVTGQYARAEDWELDINDRPDSLEISRYRVYQDLDDPALEGRSFDRIDTDGDGQADAARLRREDIYSKVNVNGLLQYQPGDNTTISLNGGYAELTGAVQSGIGTLQAEGFGYYYGQLRVQSGGLFAQSYINVNDGGPDTYVYGGGNLVRDQSVQYNNQIQYDFSASSISTQVIIGADSDITVPRTNSQIVGRNEDDDLIQEYGAYTQTTTDLSEKFALTLAARADYNNVVEEVQLSPRVALVYKATPTNTLRGSYNRSFSSPGTNSLFLDVEAQRQPLPGGFDLVFRGLGAADGYTFDNFRQSNEIKYSFPVQGFFGLNLDVNNLPLLPYYAAVAQGSLNPQTGQFTQGVQQQLSGAGLTSQQIGLLGSLFGYMAQEPNRLGFFGGRTVNENGEAVVFGIPDASAQGYSVVDGPVDIAPIEQTTTQTFEVGYKGIVSDRLIVQIDGYYETKKDFVGPLVIESPLAYLQAQGLTADVAGELDEIFGTTSDGTVQSLLNDLANSGLAPGDVADLLGGVVGNGLGDTPTGIIQPDQEVLPGGGAGNEVGGFLSYRNFGEVSYYGTDISVTLQATDAFAIFANTSFLSDDFFDNEELDETNTSLSLALNAPAFKFKSGFDYRFDNGFSFGMTGNYVEGFPVETGPYVGSVDSYFLLDARMGYKVQSIPGLRVDVTGKNILNNEHREFAGAPELGLAVFGRMQYSF; encoded by the coding sequence GTGAGTTTGACCCCCTTCGTCCCCCCGTGGCTCGCAGCGTTGGTGCTGCTCCTCTGGATGGCCGGTGCCCCTGACATCGCTTATGCCCAGCAAACCGGAATCGAGGGCATGGTTCGTGACGCCGACGACCGATCGCCGCTGGTTGGCGCCAACATTGCCGTTCGAGCAGAAGGTTCGCCCGACATCGTCCGCGGCACCGCCACCAATCCCGATGGCACCTACTCGATCTCCGGTATCGATCCCGGTCGGTACCTGGTGGAGTTTCGTTTCGTGGGCTACCAGTCGCAGGAGCTGCCGGTGACAGTCGAAGAGGGCGAGATGGCCGAGCTCGCTGTGGCGCTCAAGATTCAGACGGCCAGCCTGGATCAGGTCGTCGTCTCGGCGTCGCGTCGTCAGGAGAAGATACTGGATGCGCCGGCCTCTATTTCGGTGCTGCAGCCGGATGAGATCGAGGCGACGGTGTCGACCTCGTCGGTGGAAGTGCTCCGCGCCACGCCAGGTGTCGACATGGCGCAGACCGGCATCGACCGGCGCGAGGTGGTGCTTCGTGGATTCAACGAGGCGTTCAGCGGCTCCGCGTTCGTGCTGACCGACTATCGGCAGGCGTCGGTTCCCTCGCTCGGCGTGAACGTGCACAGCATCATGCCCAATATGACGGTCGACGTCGAGCGCGTGGAGGTCGTGCGCGGACCGGGGTCAGCGCTGTACGGACCAGGCGTCGACAGCGGCGTGATTCACTACTTCACGAAGGACCCGTTCAACTATCCCGGCACGACCGTCGCGGTATCGGGTGGGTCGCGTCAGTTCTTCGGGGGGCAGTTCCGCCACGCCGGTACGTTCAGCGATAACTGGGGCTATAAGGTCACGGGGCAGTACGCCCGCGCCGAGGACTGGGAGCTTGACATCAACGATCGCCCAGACTCGCTCGAGATTTCCCGCTACCGCGTGTACCAGGACCTGGATGATCCGGCACTCGAGGGGCGCAGCTTCGATCGCATCGATACGGATGGCGACGGTCAGGCAGACGCAGCCCGGCTCCGTCGCGAGGACATCTACAGCAAGGTCAATGTGAACGGCCTGCTGCAGTACCAGCCGGGCGACAATACGACGATCTCGCTCAATGGTGGCTACGCCGAACTGACGGGTGCTGTGCAGTCCGGGATCGGTACGCTGCAGGCGGAAGGATTCGGCTACTACTATGGCCAGTTGCGCGTACAGTCGGGCGGGCTCTTCGCGCAGTCGTACATCAACGTCAACGACGGCGGCCCCGACACCTACGTGTACGGTGGCGGCAACCTGGTGCGCGACCAGAGCGTGCAGTATAACAACCAGATTCAGTATGACTTCAGCGCCTCATCGATCAGCACGCAGGTTATTATTGGTGCCGACAGTGACATCACGGTGCCGCGAACGAACAGTCAGATCGTCGGGCGAAACGAAGACGACGATCTGATTCAGGAGTACGGCGCATATACGCAGACGACGACGGATCTGAGCGAGAAATTTGCACTCACGCTCGCCGCTCGCGCCGATTACAACAACGTGGTGGAGGAGGTGCAACTGTCGCCGCGTGTCGCGCTGGTCTACAAGGCGACGCCGACGAACACGTTGCGAGGAAGCTACAACCGTTCGTTTTCCTCGCCCGGTACCAACTCGCTTTTCCTCGACGTAGAAGCACAGCGGCAGCCGCTGCCCGGTGGGTTTGACCTTGTTTTCCGGGGGCTCGGCGCGGCAGACGGGTACACGTTCGACAATTTCCGCCAGTCGAATGAGATCAAGTACTCGTTTCCAGTTCAGGGATTCTTCGGGCTGAATCTGGACGTGAATAATCTGCCTCTCCTGCCGTATTATGCTGCAGTTGCGCAGGGATCCCTGAATCCGCAGACGGGGCAGTTTACACAGGGAGTGCAGCAACAGCTATCCGGTGCGGGTCTGACGTCACAGCAAATTGGTCTTCTCGGATCGCTCTTCGGCTACATGGCCCAGGAGCCCAACCGACTTGGCTTCTTCGGCGGTCGCACGGTGAACGAAAACGGCGAGGCCGTAGTGTTTGGAATTCCGGATGCCAGTGCACAGGGCTACTCGGTCGTCGATGGGCCGGTTGATATCGCTCCGATTGAACAGACGACGACGCAGACCTTTGAGGTCGGCTACAAGGGTATTGTCTCTGATCGACTCATCGTGCAGATCGACGGGTACTACGAGACGAAAAAAGACTTCGTCGGTCCGCTGGTGATCGAAAGCCCGCTCGCGTACCTGCAGGCACAGGGACTGACGGCTGATGTTGCCGGCGAACTGGATGAGATTTTTGGCACGACGAGCGATGGTACGGTGCAAAGCCTACTAAACGATTTGGCGAATAGTGGCCTTGCTCCCGGGGACGTTGCCGACCTTCTGGGTGGGGTCGTTGGAAATGGTTTGGGTGACACGCCGACCGGCATCATCCAACCGGATCAGGAAGTCCTTCCCGGCGGCGGTGCGGGCAATGAGGTGGGTGGCTTCCTCAGCTACCGCAACTTCGGTGAGGTGTCGTACTACGGTACCGATATCTCCGTGACACTGCAGGCAACGGATGCGTTCGCCATTTTCGCGAACACGTCGTTCCTGAGCGATGACTTCTTCGACAACGAAGAGCTCGACGAGACCAACACGTCGTTGAGCCTCGCGCTCAATGCTCCGGCGTTCAAATTCAAGAGCGGGTTCGATTACCGCTTCGACAACGGCTTCTCGTTTGGGATGACCGGTAACTACGTCGAAGGCTTCCCGGTGGAAACCGGACCGTACGTCGGGTCCGTGGACTCGTATTTCCTGCTCGACGCCCGCATGGGCTACAAGGTGCAGTCGATCCCGGGTCTGCGCGTCGACGTCACAGGCAAGAATATCCTCAACAATGAGCACAGAGAATTCGCCGGTGCACCGGAGCTCGGCCTGGCCGTCTTCGGCCGGATGCAATACAGCTTCTAG
- a CDS encoding ABC transporter permease has translation MLEKLTYNVTNAFEAIAQNKLRAALTSLGIIFGVGSVIAMLAIGHGAEQEILRQIRILGATNVIVTPIVEQEQGTVSEDDAEEDGSRPYSPGLTLADARSIEDIVPGVESISPETVFETTAIQAGIRRTTKIVGVTPAYFHSSVDVAEGTAITDDHLRTAKPVAVIGQKVKARFFPKEEAIGGRIKVGDIWLTVIGVMQPRGLSKESRQSLGLRDYDYDIYTPLSTLLTRYVDRSRLSRRDLEAAARDANSTRFAQRRGYRGAEMEVGHQIDRLVVRTAGSGYVRPVAEVVDRMLKRRHNDVVDYQVVVPEQLLAQERRTQTVFNVVLAAIASISLIVGGIGIMNIMLASVMERIREIGVRRAVGATQWDITVQFVVEALSISSIGGVVGICLGIAISVGIEAATDIPTIVTLPAVLLAFVVSAGVGLLFGYLPAKRAAERDPVVALRHE, from the coding sequence GTGCTAGAAAAACTGACGTACAACGTTACGAACGCGTTCGAGGCCATCGCGCAAAACAAGCTCCGCGCCGCTCTTACCTCGCTCGGTATCATCTTTGGGGTGGGCTCGGTCATCGCGATGCTCGCGATCGGTCATGGCGCAGAGCAGGAGATCCTGCGGCAGATTCGCATTCTCGGAGCGACGAACGTCATCGTCACGCCGATCGTCGAGCAGGAGCAGGGCACGGTATCGGAGGACGATGCAGAAGAAGACGGCTCGCGCCCCTACTCACCCGGACTCACGCTTGCGGATGCTCGAAGCATCGAGGACATCGTGCCAGGGGTGGAAAGCATCAGTCCGGAAACGGTCTTCGAGACGACCGCCATTCAGGCGGGGATTCGACGCACGACGAAGATCGTGGGCGTGACGCCGGCATACTTCCATTCGTCGGTTGACGTCGCGGAGGGAACGGCCATTACGGACGACCATCTTCGCACCGCAAAACCTGTCGCCGTCATCGGGCAGAAGGTCAAAGCCCGGTTTTTCCCCAAAGAGGAAGCGATCGGCGGACGAATCAAGGTGGGTGACATCTGGCTGACCGTGATCGGGGTCATGCAGCCGCGGGGATTGTCAAAAGAGAGTCGGCAGTCGCTGGGGTTGCGCGACTACGACTACGATATCTACACGCCGTTGTCGACGCTACTTACCCGGTATGTCGACCGGTCGCGCCTGAGTCGTCGCGATCTTGAGGCGGCCGCTCGCGATGCCAACTCGACCCGTTTCGCGCAACGGCGCGGCTACCGAGGGGCGGAGATGGAGGTCGGCCATCAGATCGACCGGCTGGTTGTCCGCACGGCGGGATCGGGATACGTTCGCCCTGTAGCGGAGGTGGTCGATCGTATGTTGAAGCGAAGGCACAATGATGTCGTCGACTACCAGGTCGTCGTCCCCGAGCAACTACTTGCCCAGGAGCGTCGCACGCAAACCGTTTTCAACGTTGTCCTCGCCGCCATTGCGTCGATTTCGCTCATCGTCGGTGGCATCGGCATCATGAACATCATGCTGGCGTCGGTGATGGAGCGCATCCGTGAGATCGGAGTTCGTCGGGCCGTCGGGGCGACGCAGTGGGATATCACGGTTCAGTTCGTGGTCGAGGCGCTGTCGATTTCGAGCATTGGCGGCGTGGTGGGCATTTGCCTCGGAATCGCTATTAGCGTTGGCATCGAGGCTGCGACCGACATCCCGACGATCGTAACGCTACCCGCGGTGCTTCTCGCCTTCGTGGTGTCTGCTGGCGTCGGGCTCCTGTTCGGCTACTTGCCTGCCAAGCGGGCCGCGGAGCGTGACCCGGTGGTCGCTCTTCGCCACGAATAA
- a CDS encoding dipeptidase, with protein MSMLRVAAYVVSVLLLLAVIGFFFVVAPLVDARYNDTSVEPPFRASDAGKALHERLMVADLHNDFLLWNRDLLSSYERGHSDLDRLQTGNVGLQTFSVVTKVPTGSYQGTPSDSDQITYLVAAQRWPIGTWTSLLQRALYQSKRLHDFADRSGDKLTIVRTQADLENAMMARVDEPNRVAGILAIEGLHALEGDIDNVDVLADAGFRMMGLLHLHDNGLGGSATGMEKGGLTPFGRSVVRRLEERKLLIDLAHASTEVIDEVLAMTDRPVVVSHTGVRATCDTPRNLSDRQIRAIAARDGVIGVGTWPSVVCSTDPSAIARAMRHVADLVGVEHVALGSDFDGTVTPPFDAGGLSVLTDALLEEGFSESEIRRIMGGNVVRLLRRTLPVR; from the coding sequence ATGTCTATGCTTCGAGTTGCTGCGTACGTCGTTTCCGTCCTTCTGCTTCTGGCTGTCATCGGGTTTTTCTTCGTCGTCGCGCCGCTCGTCGATGCGCGGTACAACGATACAAGTGTTGAGCCACCGTTTCGGGCGTCGGATGCCGGTAAGGCATTGCACGAGCGTCTCATGGTGGCGGACCTCCACAACGATTTTCTACTCTGGAATCGAGATCTGCTGTCGTCGTACGAGCGGGGCCACTCAGATCTGGATCGGCTTCAAACCGGAAATGTCGGACTCCAGACCTTTTCGGTCGTGACGAAGGTGCCGACGGGAAGCTACCAGGGCACGCCGTCCGATTCGGATCAAATCACCTACCTCGTGGCCGCCCAGCGGTGGCCGATCGGGACGTGGACGAGTCTACTGCAGCGCGCGCTCTATCAGTCCAAGCGCCTGCATGACTTTGCCGACCGCTCTGGCGATAAGCTCACCATCGTTCGCACGCAGGCAGATCTGGAGAACGCCATGATGGCCCGGGTTGATGAGCCGAACCGGGTTGCTGGTATCCTCGCGATCGAGGGATTGCACGCGCTGGAGGGAGATATCGACAACGTGGACGTGCTGGCCGATGCCGGCTTCCGGATGATGGGCCTGCTTCACCTGCACGACAATGGACTTGGCGGATCGGCGACCGGAATGGAGAAGGGAGGACTGACGCCGTTCGGCCGCTCGGTCGTGCGGAGGCTGGAGGAGCGGAAGCTTCTCATCGACCTGGCGCATGCCTCGACAGAGGTGATCGACGAGGTTCTGGCGATGACCGATCGCCCGGTTGTTGTGTCACATACCGGCGTCCGTGCCACGTGCGATACGCCGCGCAACCTGTCGGATCGGCAGATTCGCGCCATCGCCGCCCGAGATGGTGTGATTGGCGTCGGGACGTGGCCGTCGGTCGTGTGCAGCACCGATCCATCTGCGATTGCGCGAGCAATGCGTCATGTTGCCGATCTCGTCGGCGTGGAGCATGTCGCCCTCGGAAGCGACTTCGATGGGACGGTCACTCCCCCATTCGATGCGGGCGGACTCTCTGTATTGACGGACGCATTACTGGAAGAAGGGTTTTCCGAAAGCGAAATCCGTCGGATTATGGGCGGCAACGTCGTTCGGCTGCTCCGACGTACGTTGCCGGTTCGGTGA
- a CDS encoding efflux RND transporter periplasmic adaptor subunit produces the protein MQRRTYAIGFLVLVLLVGVGWWTGDEGVVSKPLTTTPDVGPFRVEVTTTGELQAKNSVQIKGPSGASRVRIFEMEIAKLVDEGTEVDSGDFVAELDRSPLQEKTEEARLSLQKSSSKFEQAQLDTTLTLSEARDAIVDLRFVMEEAKLNKEQSQYEAPSVQRRAEIEYERAQRDYEKAQVNYKTKVRRAEATMREVEAELLEDRRQMEQLNELSNKFTIRAPTSGMVVYHRDWKGDKVTEGSSTRYGDPVVATLPDLSVMESVTFVNEVDVQKLQPGQQVTIGLDADPDKKLSGRVSKVANIGQQRPNSDAKVFEVIVEIAGSDSTLRPAMTTSNTILVAQRERALHVPIETLHSEGDSLTYVFLREGSGVVRQEVNVGLINDNSAIVEQGVQPKDRIFLSIPRDTSDLPLHRLKAAQPRSEDARSASADGSGSGGTGALFVNSPLPPPGGSR, from the coding sequence ATGCAAAGACGTACGTACGCAATCGGATTTTTGGTGCTTGTCCTGCTAGTCGGCGTTGGGTGGTGGACGGGCGACGAAGGTGTCGTGTCGAAGCCGTTAACTACGACGCCGGATGTGGGACCTTTTCGTGTGGAGGTGACGACGACCGGTGAGCTCCAGGCGAAGAACTCGGTTCAGATCAAGGGCCCGTCGGGGGCCAGTCGGGTTCGTATTTTTGAAATGGAGATTGCGAAGCTTGTAGATGAAGGAACGGAGGTTGATTCCGGAGATTTTGTGGCAGAGCTGGACCGTTCGCCCCTGCAGGAGAAAACGGAAGAGGCGCGGCTCAGTCTCCAGAAGTCAAGTTCGAAGTTCGAACAGGCGCAGTTGGATACGACGCTTACCCTCAGCGAGGCTCGTGATGCCATCGTCGACCTCCGGTTTGTGATGGAGGAGGCGAAGTTAAATAAAGAGCAGTCGCAGTACGAGGCCCCGTCCGTGCAGCGCCGGGCAGAGATCGAGTACGAGCGCGCGCAGCGCGATTATGAGAAGGCCCAGGTCAATTATAAGACGAAGGTTCGGCGAGCGGAGGCGACGATGCGCGAGGTGGAGGCGGAGTTGCTTGAAGACCGGCGGCAGATGGAGCAATTGAACGAGTTGAGCAACAAGTTCACGATCCGTGCGCCCACGTCTGGAATGGTTGTCTATCACCGTGATTGGAAGGGCGATAAGGTAACGGAGGGAAGCAGCACGCGCTACGGTGATCCGGTCGTGGCAACGCTGCCGGATTTGTCGGTGATGGAGTCGGTGACGTTCGTGAACGAGGTCGACGTTCAGAAGCTGCAGCCGGGGCAACAGGTCACGATCGGGCTCGATGCCGATCCGGACAAGAAGCTGTCCGGTCGGGTCTCGAAAGTAGCGAACATCGGTCAGCAGCGCCCAAACAGCGACGCGAAGGTGTTCGAGGTCATCGTTGAGATTGCCGGGTCGGACTCGACGCTTCGCCCAGCGATGACGACGAGCAACACGATCCTGGTCGCACAGCGGGAGCGCGCGCTTCACGTCCCAATCGAAACGCTGCATTCAGAGGGCGACTCGCTGACGTATGTTTTTCTCCGCGAAGGCAGCGGCGTCGTGCGCCAGGAAGTGAACGTCGGACTGATTAACGACAACAGCGCCATCGTCGAGCAGGGGGTGCAGCCGAAGGATCGAATTTTTCTTTCCATCCCACGGGATACGTCGGATTTGCCTCTTCACCGATTGAAGGCTGCGCAACCGCGTTCTGAGGACGCCCGTTCGGCGTCCGCCGATGGGTCTGGCAGCGGGGGGACCGGGGCGCTGTTTGTCAATTCTCCTCTGCCGCCCCCCGGCGGAAGCAGGTAG